A single window of Nicotiana tomentosiformis chromosome 1, ASM39032v3, whole genome shotgun sequence DNA harbors:
- the LOC104115188 gene encoding protein ADP-ribosyltransferase PARP3-like isoform X1 — MKVHETRSQAHTASEERKMTRKRKAETKSQDSASPKKAKTEEDNGQGGEESMVDIRAEFENFCKAIAEHLSIKQMREILEANGQYSSCDDDAVVPRCQDIMFYGPLDNCPICGGMLECSGDRYHCVGDYSEWSSCIYSTREPLRREDSLRFPKSVESTPVSDLIKKYGDPKKNRPPKKYSAPEKPFDGMMISLAGRLTRTHQYWKSKIEKYGGKVNNSVIGVTCLVVSPAERDRGGSSKVAEAVERSIPVVREAWLSDSIEKEQAQPLDAYDIASDIAVEGRGIPLDKMDPSEEALETITAELKVFGKRGVHKDTKMQDEGARILEKDGLLYNCALSVCNQKNQINDFCIMQLIMSPENCLHMYCKKGRIGDSIRADDKLEEWEDVDDAIKEFARLFQELTGNEFESWEREKKIQKKHHKFFPIDVDDGVEVRHGALGLRQLGSSAVHSKLDPMVANFMKVLCSQEIYRYALMELGHDSPEVPIGMLTDLHLKRCEETLLYFVEKVKSMKETGQEAEGVWYDFSQRWFTLMPSIRPFTFRDYTDLAEHAASAYETIRDVNFASRIIQDMSGSTLDDPLFERYKKLGCIVSPLEKESDDYKMIVNYLEKTYEPISVGEMSYGVSVENIFAVEVSSCPSLDDIKKLPNKVLLWCGTRSSNLLRYLQKGFLPSVCSLPVSGYMFGRAVVCSDAAAEAARYGFTAIDRPEGFLVLAVASLGEEVKEFSNPPEDTKALEEKKIGVKGLGRKKTDEKEHFVWKDDIKVPCGRLIPSEHKDSVLEYNEYAVYDPQQVSIRYLVAVKFDEQGVVYDTSEA; from the exons ATGAAG GTTCACGAGACCCGATCTCAAGCGCACACAGCAAGTGAAGAGAGGAAGATGACAAGGAAGCGGAAGGCAGAAACTAAGAGCCAAGATTCTGCCTCACCAAAGAAGGCAAAAACAGAGGAAGATAATGGCCAAGGAGGTGAAGAATCGATGGTCGATATCAgagctgagtttgagaacttttGTAAGGCTATAGCTGAGCATCTTTCCATCAAGCAAATGCGCGAAATTCTTGAAGCGAATGGCCAATATTCTTCGTGTGACGATGATGCTGTTGTTCCTAGATG TCAAGACATAATGTTCTACGGGCCACTGGACAACTGTCCCATTTGTGGTGGCATGTTGGAATGCTCTGGCGACCGTTATCACTGTGTTGGAGATTATAGTGAGTGGTCGAGTTGTATTTACAGCACGAGGGAACCACTTCGAAGAGAAGACTCGCTTAGATTCCCTAAATCTGTTGAAAGTACTCCAGTCTCTGAT CTGATCAAGAAATATGGAGACCCGAAGAAGAACCGCCCGCCAAAGAAATATTCTGCCCCAGAGAAACCATTTGATGGGATGATGATATCTCTAGCCGGTCGTCTTACACGAACCCAT CAATACTGGAAatcgaaaattgagaaatatggTGGAAAAGTGAACAACTCTGTCATTG GGGTGACTTGCTTGGTAGTTTCTCCAGCCGAGCGAGATCGTGGGGGCTCATCTAAAGTAGCTGAAGCTGT GGAGAGGAGTATACCAGTTGTGAGGGAGGCTTGGTTGAGTGACAGTATTGAAAAGGAACAAGCCCAGCCGTTAGATGCATACGACATCGCCAGTGACATTGCTGTAGAAGGTAGAGGTATTCCACTTGATAAGATGGATCCAAGTGAGGAGGCACTCGAAACCATAACAGCTGAG CTAAAAGTTTTTGGAAAGAGAGGGGTGCACAAAGACACTAAGATGCAGGATGAAGGCGCAAGAATATTGGAGAAAGATGGATTATTGTATAATTGTGCACTGTCTGTTTGCAACCAAAAGAACCAAATCAATGA TTTCTGCATTATGCAACTTATCATGTCGCCGGAGAATTGTTTGCACATGTACTGTAAAAAGGGCAGAATTGGTGATAGCATAAGAGCAGATGACAAGCTAGAGGAATGGGAAGATGTCGACGATGCGATTAAGGAGTTTGCTAGGCTCTTCCAAGAGCTAACTGGAAATGAGTTCGAATCCTGGGAAAGGGAAAAAAAGATTCAGAAGAAACATCACAAGTTTTTTCCTATCGATGTC GATGATGGGGTGGAGGTTAGGCATGGAGCGCTCGGGCTAAGGCAACTCGGTTCTTCTGCTGTACATAGTAAGCTTGACCCAATGGTAGCAAATTTCATGAAAGTCCTTTGCAGTCAGGAGATCTACAG GTATGCTTTAATGGAGCTGGGACATGATTCACCCGAAGTTCCCATCGGAATGCTTACTGATCTTCATTTGAAAAGAT GTGAAGAAACTCTATTGTATTTTGTGGAAAAAGTAAAATCGATGAAGGAAACAGGACAGGAAGCAGAGGGTGTTTGGTATGACTTCAGCCAAAGATGGTTTACTCTCATGCCATCTATAAGGCCTTTTACTTTCAGGGACTACACCGATCTCGCCGAGCAt GCTGCATCTGCCTATGAAACTATTCGGGACGTCAATTTTGCGTCGCGCATTATTCAGGACATGTCTGGCTCTACACTCGATGATCCTCTCTTCGAGCGTTACAAGAAACTCGGCTGTATTGTTTCTCCTTTAGAGAAAGAGTCAGATGACTACAAAATGATAGTGAACTACCTCGAGAAAACTTACGAACCGATCAGCGTCGGAGAAATG AGCTATGGGGTATCAGTTGAGAATATATTTGCTGTTGAAGTTAGTTCTTGCCCTTCCCTTGATGACATCAAGAAATTACCAAACAAAGTTCTTCTCTGGTGTG GTACAAGGAGTTCAAATCTTTTGAGGTACTTGCAGAAAGGTTTCTTACCTTCAGTTTGTTCACTTCCTGTATCAGGATACATG TTCGGAAGAGCCGTTGTTTGTTCGGATGCTGCAGCAGAAGCTGCCAGATATGGTTTCACAGCTATAGACAGGCCAGAAGGTTTCTTGGTATTAGCTGTTGCTTCACTAGGAGAAGAAGTTAAGGAGTTCTCTAATCCTCCAGAG GATACTAAAGCATTGGAAGAGAAGAAAATTGGAGTAAAAGGACTTGGAAGGAAGAAAACTGATGAGAAAGAGCATTTTGTTTGGAAGGATGATATTAAAGTACCTTGTGGTAGGCTGATTCCATCAGAACACAAGGATAGTGTCCTCGAGTACAACGAATATGCCGTCTATGATCCACAGCAG GTGAGCATAAGGTACTTGGTAGCGGTGAAATTCGACGAGCAAGGTGTAGTATATGATACATCTGAAGCATAG
- the LOC104115188 gene encoding protein ADP-ribosyltransferase PARP3-like isoform X2 — protein sequence MLIKKYGDPKKNRPPKKYSAPEKPFDGMMISLAGRLTRTHQYWKSKIEKYGGKVNNSVIGVTCLVVSPAERDRGGSSKVAEAVERSIPVVREAWLSDSIEKEQAQPLDAYDIASDIAVEGRGIPLDKMDPSEEALETITAELKVFGKRGVHKDTKMQDEGARILEKDGLLYNCALSVCNQKNQINDFCIMQLIMSPENCLHMYCKKGRIGDSIRADDKLEEWEDVDDAIKEFARLFQELTGNEFESWEREKKIQKKHHKFFPIDVDDGVEVRHGALGLRQLGSSAVHSKLDPMVANFMKVLCSQEIYRYALMELGHDSPEVPIGMLTDLHLKRCEETLLYFVEKVKSMKETGQEAEGVWYDFSQRWFTLMPSIRPFTFRDYTDLAEHAASAYETIRDVNFASRIIQDMSGSTLDDPLFERYKKLGCIVSPLEKESDDYKMIVNYLEKTYEPISVGEMSYGVSVENIFAVEVSSCPSLDDIKKLPNKVLLWCGTRSSNLLRYLQKGFLPSVCSLPVSGYMFGRAVVCSDAAAEAARYGFTAIDRPEGFLVLAVASLGEEVKEFSNPPEDTKALEEKKIGVKGLGRKKTDEKEHFVWKDDIKVPCGRLIPSEHKDSVLEYNEYAVYDPQQVSIRYLVAVKFDEQGVVYDTSEA from the exons ATG CTGATCAAGAAATATGGAGACCCGAAGAAGAACCGCCCGCCAAAGAAATATTCTGCCCCAGAGAAACCATTTGATGGGATGATGATATCTCTAGCCGGTCGTCTTACACGAACCCAT CAATACTGGAAatcgaaaattgagaaatatggTGGAAAAGTGAACAACTCTGTCATTG GGGTGACTTGCTTGGTAGTTTCTCCAGCCGAGCGAGATCGTGGGGGCTCATCTAAAGTAGCTGAAGCTGT GGAGAGGAGTATACCAGTTGTGAGGGAGGCTTGGTTGAGTGACAGTATTGAAAAGGAACAAGCCCAGCCGTTAGATGCATACGACATCGCCAGTGACATTGCTGTAGAAGGTAGAGGTATTCCACTTGATAAGATGGATCCAAGTGAGGAGGCACTCGAAACCATAACAGCTGAG CTAAAAGTTTTTGGAAAGAGAGGGGTGCACAAAGACACTAAGATGCAGGATGAAGGCGCAAGAATATTGGAGAAAGATGGATTATTGTATAATTGTGCACTGTCTGTTTGCAACCAAAAGAACCAAATCAATGA TTTCTGCATTATGCAACTTATCATGTCGCCGGAGAATTGTTTGCACATGTACTGTAAAAAGGGCAGAATTGGTGATAGCATAAGAGCAGATGACAAGCTAGAGGAATGGGAAGATGTCGACGATGCGATTAAGGAGTTTGCTAGGCTCTTCCAAGAGCTAACTGGAAATGAGTTCGAATCCTGGGAAAGGGAAAAAAAGATTCAGAAGAAACATCACAAGTTTTTTCCTATCGATGTC GATGATGGGGTGGAGGTTAGGCATGGAGCGCTCGGGCTAAGGCAACTCGGTTCTTCTGCTGTACATAGTAAGCTTGACCCAATGGTAGCAAATTTCATGAAAGTCCTTTGCAGTCAGGAGATCTACAG GTATGCTTTAATGGAGCTGGGACATGATTCACCCGAAGTTCCCATCGGAATGCTTACTGATCTTCATTTGAAAAGAT GTGAAGAAACTCTATTGTATTTTGTGGAAAAAGTAAAATCGATGAAGGAAACAGGACAGGAAGCAGAGGGTGTTTGGTATGACTTCAGCCAAAGATGGTTTACTCTCATGCCATCTATAAGGCCTTTTACTTTCAGGGACTACACCGATCTCGCCGAGCAt GCTGCATCTGCCTATGAAACTATTCGGGACGTCAATTTTGCGTCGCGCATTATTCAGGACATGTCTGGCTCTACACTCGATGATCCTCTCTTCGAGCGTTACAAGAAACTCGGCTGTATTGTTTCTCCTTTAGAGAAAGAGTCAGATGACTACAAAATGATAGTGAACTACCTCGAGAAAACTTACGAACCGATCAGCGTCGGAGAAATG AGCTATGGGGTATCAGTTGAGAATATATTTGCTGTTGAAGTTAGTTCTTGCCCTTCCCTTGATGACATCAAGAAATTACCAAACAAAGTTCTTCTCTGGTGTG GTACAAGGAGTTCAAATCTTTTGAGGTACTTGCAGAAAGGTTTCTTACCTTCAGTTTGTTCACTTCCTGTATCAGGATACATG TTCGGAAGAGCCGTTGTTTGTTCGGATGCTGCAGCAGAAGCTGCCAGATATGGTTTCACAGCTATAGACAGGCCAGAAGGTTTCTTGGTATTAGCTGTTGCTTCACTAGGAGAAGAAGTTAAGGAGTTCTCTAATCCTCCAGAG GATACTAAAGCATTGGAAGAGAAGAAAATTGGAGTAAAAGGACTTGGAAGGAAGAAAACTGATGAGAAAGAGCATTTTGTTTGGAAGGATGATATTAAAGTACCTTGTGGTAGGCTGATTCCATCAGAACACAAGGATAGTGTCCTCGAGTACAACGAATATGCCGTCTATGATCCACAGCAG GTGAGCATAAGGTACTTGGTAGCGGTGAAATTCGACGAGCAAGGTGTAGTATATGATACATCTGAAGCATAG
- the LOC104115187 gene encoding large ribosomal subunit protein P2A-like: protein MKVIAAYLLAVLGGNASPSAKDLKSILGCVGAEADDDRIKLLLSQVEGKDITELIAAGREKLASVPAGGGSVAVAAPTGGAAAAAPAEEKKEEKKEEKEESDDDMGFSLFD from the exons ATGAAGGTAATTGCAGCTTACTTGTTGGCCGTTTTGGGTGGCAACGCATCCCCTTCAGCTAAAGACTTGAAAAGCATCCTTGGCTGCG TTGGTGCTGAGGCTGATGATGACAGAATCAAACTGCTTTTGTCTCAAGTGGAGGGAAAAGACATCACTGAACTGATTGCTGCCGGCAGAGAAAAGCTGGCTTCAGTACCTGCTGGTGGTGGTTCTGTTGCAGTTGCTGCACCTACTGGTGGAGCTGCTGCTGCAGCCCCTGCTGaggagaagaaggaagaaaagaaggaagaaaaagagGAGTCCGACGAT GACATGGGCTTCAGTCTTTTCGATTAG